One genomic window of Garra rufa chromosome 24, GarRuf1.0, whole genome shotgun sequence includes the following:
- the LOC141300840 gene encoding clusterin-associated protein 1 homolog, which yields MSFRDLRNFTEMMRALGYPRLISMENFRSPNFPLVAEILIWLVKRYEPQMEIPSDVDTESDRVFFIKAVAQFMATKAHVKLNLKRLYQADGYAVKEMLKITSILYNAMKTKENTDGEQNNDENSKFKFDLGSKIADLKVARQLGSEITAKGAALFDLLGHEEDLRESRTAAIARPLEITETERALRAAVKDVTESIQMTKDLLNNVSSDETSLEAKIEKKKQDLERNQKRLQTLQSVRPAFMDEYEKIEEDLQKQYQTYVEKFRNLSFLEQQLDDYHRAEQERFEEAEMAMKMRQNKLKEEEKRLMRSGARDEDSDVDIPEDEGSDSDIDDGQQPRPHHTRHAQISGRGAARFIGSMRGGDSEESMDSEIDVDDDDEDGEEDEEEEEEENEDLDEDNDSLEGSSAKPGRSHPQILEESDNDF from the exons ATGTCTTTTAGAGATTTGAGAA ATTTTACAGAGATGATGCGAGCGCTAGGCTACCCTCGTCTCATCTCTATGGAGAACTTCAGATCTCCAAACTTTCCTTTAGTAGCTGAAATCCTCATCTGGCTTGTTAAGAG ATATGAACCTCAGATGGAAATTCCCAGTGATGTTGACACTGAGTCTGACAGAGTGTTTTTCATCAAAGCTGTGGCTCAATTCATG GCGACTAAAGCTCATGTGAAGCTGAATCTCAAGCGTCTGTATCAGGCAGATGGTTACGCTGTGAAAGAGATGCTGAAAATCACCAGCATCCTCTATAATGCGATGAAAACCAAAGAGAACACTGATGGGGAGCAGAACAATGATGAAAACAGCAAGTTCAAGTTTGATCTGGGGTCAAAG ATCGCTGATTTAAAGGTGGCACGGCAGCTGGGATCTGAAATTACAGCAAAGGGAGCAGCTCTGTTTGACCTGCTGGGGCATGAAGAGGACCTGAGAGAGAGCAGGACGGCAGCAATTGCCCGACCGCTAGAGATCACTGAGACAGAGAGAGCCCTGAGAGCGGCTGTCAAAGACGTCAcg GAGAGCATCCAAATGACAAAGGATCTGCTCAATAACGTATCATCAGATGAGACCAGTCTAGAGGCCAAAATTGAGAAGAAAAAACAGGACCTGGAGAGAAACCAGAAACGTTTACAAACTCTACAGAGCGTGCG TCCGGCATTTATGGATGAATACGAGAAGATTGAGGAGGACTTGCAGAAACAGTACCAGACGTATGTGGAGAAATTCCGTAACCTGAGTTTCCTGGAGCAACAGCTAGATGACTATCACAGAGCCGAGCAGGAACGCTTTGAG GAAGCAGAGATGGCAATGAAAATGAGACAAAACAAATTAAAAGAGGAGGAGAAGAGACTCATGAGGAGTGGAG CAAGAGATGAAGACTCAGATGTGGATATACCAGAGGATGAAGGATCTGACAGCGACATAGACGACGGACAGCAGCCCAGACCACACCACACTCGACACGCACAGATATCAG GTCGAGGTGCCGCTCGATTTATTGGGAGTATGAGGGGAGGAGACAGTGAAGAG TCAATGGATAGTGAGATCGATGTAgacgatgatgatgaagatggtgAGGAAGacgaagaggaggaggaagaggaaaaTGAGGATCTGGATGAAGACAATGACAGTCTGGAGGGATCCTCTGCCAAACCCGGACGCTCGCACCCACAAATCCTTGAGGAGAGTGATAATGATTTTTAA
- the LOC141300308 gene encoding WD repeat-containing protein 90-like, translating to MSSRALWQQPYVNIFKHTKIEEWKKVSKEGDVTTYMDKSLKCSVFRIRGSIPASNYILLPKTSSQSLGLTGRYLYLLFRPSPNKHFIVHLDIAAEEGQVIRVSFSNMFKEFKSTATWLQFPFLCGAAHGSVYENTASTAKQGLVGPAPPSTRWTCLTMDLRHVLLVYLNRTHSHLKSIKLCANMSVKNIITSDLLFDPGLSFSEFRQSGLMLPDGTAPMPREMCFPVPKGQSWHDLYDYIRFPSDGTKLPFDSIQKGSNSETKKVSAEKSPQSEERRAVNISKPVQDRVSLIQQITTPKPAQRTKQRSVIQTKHLPELNYTHSGGSESPGSPGQRSPAGEQVTVVRTDDAGVHVYAHCEDDVYTHTTDSEEEITVINAASPRPVSLSSDQPVKKPQAVWSSDGEEVVYPCHAVIVSMSVSSGQQRFFIGHTDKVSALALNTSSTVLASAQTGANSLIRLWSYSGGVCQTIIPTHTHALNLLSFSQSGGVLCGVGKDSHNKTMVVLWNTRRVAEGSVVPVLAKAHTDVDIQTMKIAFFDETRMVSCGLGNIRLWRVRGGSLRSCPVNLGQYHNLEFTDLAFEKGHAQDRPVDERTLFVSSRSGHILEIDYVAVAIRNIRRLLPAQETHAHQREKQTFSTGAGIAVSSISVCDEFCVTGSEDGFMRLWPLDFSSVFLEAEHEGPVSLVCVSSDGSRVLAATTTGNLGYLDVNTRGYRTLMRSHTASVLGCSVDGVRRRVTTVSKDSTVRVWDMDTMQQLYDFVSDDDESPCSVAFHPSMPLFTCGSSSGTVRVFDIQSSSLIAQHRQHGGSVECVIYSPDGQSLFSAGALGYLVLYNSSQHDHHVVRVLSNVVARGVNRGPDTLAVSSDSRCLALVGPTEYIVTIMEAQSLNEV from the exons ATGTCGTCCAGAG CTCTGTGGCAGCAGCCATACGTGAACATCTTCAAACACACGAAGATAGAAGAATGGAAGAAAGTCAGCAAAGAGGGAGACGTCACCACATACATG GATAAGAGCCTGAAGTGTTCTGTGTTCCGGATCCGTGGCTCCATACCGGCCAGTAACTACATCCTCCTGCCCAAAACCAGCAGCCAGTCTTTGGGGCTCACTGGCCGGTACCTTTACCTGCTGTTCAGACCCAGCCCAAACAAGCACTTCATTGTGCACCTCGACATCGCCGCTGAG GAGGGACAGGTGATCCGTGTGTCATTCTCTAACATGTTCAAAGAGTTCAAGTCAACAGCAACATGGCTGCAGTTTCCTTTTCTGTGTGGAGCTGCACACGGTTCAGTGTATGAGAATACGGCCAGTACTGCTAAACAAG GTTTAGTTGGCCCAGCGCCACCAAGCACAAGATGGACATGCTTGACGATGGATCTACGTCACGTTCTCTTGGTTTACCTCAACAGAACCCACAGTCACCTTAAGAGCATCAAACTCTGTGCCAATATGTCTGTTAAAAACATCATCACCAGCGACCTGCTGTTTGACCCTG GTCTGTCATTCTCTGAGTTCAGGCAGTCTGGTTTGATGTTACCAGATGGCACTGCACCGATGCCCAGAGAAATGTGTTTCCCTGTGCCGAAAGGCCAGAGCTGGCATGACTTATATGATTACATTAG GTTTCCCTCGGATGGAACAAAGCTACCATTTGATTCCATACAGAAAGGATCCAACAGTGAAACTAAAA AAGTCTCAGCTGAAAAGAGCCCTCAAAGCGAAGAGCGTCGTGCTGTAAACATCAGTAAACCTGTACAAGACCGAGTTTCCCTCATCCAGCAGATCACCACCCCAAAACCTGCACAA CGCACTAAGCAGCGTTCAGTGATCCAGACAAAGCATCTGCCTGAGCTGAATTATACACACTCTGGAGGCTCAGAGAGCCCGGGGTCACCAGGTCAAAGGTCGCCGGCGGGCGAACAGGTCACAGTGGTGCGTACAGATGATGCTGGAGTGCACGTATACGCTCATTGCGAGGATGACGTCTATACTCACACGACAGACAGTGAGGAGGAAATCACA GTCATCAATGCAGCATCTCCTCGACCTGTCTCTCTGTCTTCTGACCAACCAGTGAAGAAACCTCAG GCTGTGTGGAGTTCTGATGGAGAGGAAGTTGTGTATCCTTGTCACGCTGTTATTGTCAGCATGAGCGTTTCATCTGGACAACAGAGATTTTTTATCGGACACACAGATAAG GTCTCAGCTTTGGCATTAAACACCAGTTCTACAGTGTTGGCATCAGCTCAAACGGGTGCAAACAGTCTGATTCGTCTCTGGAGCTACAGCGGAGGAGTGTGTCAAACCATCATtcctacacacacacatgctctcaATCTGCTCAG TTTCTCCCAGAGTGGAGGAGTGCTGTGTGGCGTAGGGAAAGACAGCCACAACAAAACT ATGGTGGTCCTTTGGAACACTCGGCGTGTGGCGGAAGGAAGTGTGGTTCCAGTCTTGGCTAAAGCACACACAGATGTGGACATCCAAACAATGAAGATAGCGTTCTTTGATGAAACACG taTGGTGTCGTGTGGTTTAGGTAACATACGTTTGTGGCGTGTACGTGGCGGTTCTCTACGCTCTTGTCCGGTGAATCTGGGACAGtatcacaatttagagtttactGACCTCGCCTTTGAGAAGGGACACGCTCAGGACCGTCCAGTGGATGAGCGCACGCT GTTTGTCAGCAGCAGGAGTGGTCACATCCTGGAGATTGATTATGTTGCTGTGGCAATAAGAAACATCAGGAGGCTCCTCCCAGCTCAGGAGACTCACGCCCACCAAAGGGAGAAACAGACCTTTAGCACAG GTGCTGGTATTGCAGTAAGCAGCATCAGTGTGTGTGATGAATTCTGCGTCACTGGTTCAGAAGACGGTTTCATGCGTCTGTGGCCTCTTGACTTCTCATCGGTTTTCTTAGAGGCGG AGCACGAGGGGCCTGTCAGTTTGGTGTGTGTGTCCTCCGACGGCTCGAGAGTTCTAGCAGCCACGACCACAGGGAACCTTGGGTATCTGGATGTCAATACCCGCGGTTACCGTACACTCATGAGATCACACACGGCGAGTGTTTTGGGCTGTAGTGTGGACGGCGTAAGGCGGCGGGTCACCACAGTTTCCAAAGACAGCACTGTACGGGTGTGGGACATGGACACCATGCAACAG CTCTATGATTTTGTCTCTGATGATGATGAAAGTCCCTGTTCGGTTGCGTTCCATCCCAGCATGCCTCTCTTCACTTGTGGATCGAGCTCAGGAACTGTCAGAGTGTTTGATATCCAATCATCAAGCCTAATCGCCCAACACAG GCAGCATGGTGGTTCAGTTGAGTGTGTGATATATTCTCCCGATGGTCAGAGTCTTTTTAGCGCTGGTGCTCTTGGATACTTGGTACTTTATAACTCTTCTCAACATGACCATCATGTGGTCCGTGTTCTGA GTAATGTGGTTGCACGCGGTGTGAATCGTGGTCCAGATACTTTGGCCGTGAGCTCTGACAGCCGCTGTCTTGCGCTGGTCGGACCGACCGAATATATCGTCACAATCATGGAGGCACAATCACTTAATGAG gtttag